From the Prunus dulcis chromosome 4, ALMONDv2, whole genome shotgun sequence genome, one window contains:
- the LOC117624279 gene encoding wall-associated receptor kinase 2-like: protein MAFQYGMLVRLSIMLLAVLVPAATIVVATTRASARQGGEEGETAMARPGCKPKCGNVTIPYPFGIGAGCYSRPEFSITCIESNNNEPTLPRLMKTRIFVANISLEEGELHILQLVNRDCYDDHGIPLPKEDQSSGGLRVYNPYTISGEKNRFFAVGCDTKAYLFGGRDDQRYTTGCVSICRKKIGGYAIDKNESCSGMGCCETKIPPGLNNLTLRVESYQNHRLRRSRVNLQVKTTTLLHAKEIPPAITGLWVTFAGVGKASKGTHTSMVAKILMSALRTPVRMDSAQIYQEITLVPVIVATATKTRLRASKKQRKSHIEKLKQKYFDANGGALLEKKMATLGKTARFFTENDVQATTNNYDKVKKVGEGRYGIVYKGILDKQEVAIKKSTVSAPIDPNQNTDRVDQKQITAAHNQFVKEMTALYQINHTNVVRLIGCCLDTPTPILVYEFMCKGTLYENIHDKNGKKPSPPLTLAQRLRIAAETADALAYLHHSAVTRFIHRDVKTANILLDKNLTAKLSGFGASTPFPGDENETSILAFEKEKGDDVYSFGLVLVELLTGLKAEEKEVKLFVRSVEGSTLRQTLDEEILEKCSDEVIKKAAELTLKCLNSRGEERLSMKDVLGELQKLLGTMPQHPSGGEEDDISPSPKDTGNLVGSSSAESAEAACK from the exons ATGGCCTTTCAATATGGAATGCTTGTGCGACTTTCAATAATGTTGCTAGCAGTACTTGTACCAGCAGCTACAATTGTTGTAGCAACAACAAGAGCAAGCGCACGacaaggaggagaagaaggtgAAACAGCTATGGCCCGGCCTGGCTGCAAACCCAAATGTGGTAATGTCACAATTCCATACCCATTTGGCATTGGTGCCGGTTGTTACTCCCGACCAGAATTCAGCATCACCTGCATAGAATCCAACAATAATGAGCCCACATTACCCCGATTGATGAAAACCCGTATCTTTGTCGCCAACATATCTCTTGAAGAGGGTGAGCTTCATATACTGCAGTTAGTAAACAGAGATTGTTATGACGACCATGGTATCCCACTCCCAAAGGAAGACCAAAGCAGCGGCGGGCTCAGAGTGTATAATCCTTACACCATCTCTGGAGAAAAAAACAGGTTCTTTGCGGTTGGTTGTGACACGAAAGCGTACTTATTCGGTGGCCGGGACGACCAAAGGTACACAACTGGCTGCGTCTCCATATGTCGAAAGAAAATTGGTGGCTACGCCATTGACAAGAACGAGTCTTGCTCTGGCATGGGGTGTTGCGAAACGAAGATCCCCCCTGGGCTGAACAACCTGACTCTGAGGGTGGAAAGCTATCAAAACCATAG GTTAAGGAGGAGTCGTGTGAACTTGCAAGTCAAAACCACGACACTTTTGCATGCAAAGGAAATACCACCTGCCATAACTGGTCTATGGGTTACATTTGCCGGTGTAGGAAAGGCTTCGAAGGGAACCCATACCTCTATGGTTGCCAAG ATATTAATGAGTGCGCTTCGAACCCCTGTAAGAATGGACAGTGCACAAATCTACCAGGAAATTACTCTTGTTCCTGTGATAGTGGCTACCGCAACCAAGACAAGATTACGTGCATCAAA GAAACAGAGGAAAAGCCATATAGAGAAGCTCAAACAAAAATACTTTGACGCTAATGGTGGCGCacttttagagaaaaaaatggcTACTTTGGGGAAAACAGCCAGATTCTTTACTGAAAATGACGTTCAGGCCACCACGAACAATTAtgataaagtaaaaaaagttgGTGAGGGAAGATATGGAATTGTTTACAAAGGAATACTAGATAAACAAGAGGTTGCCATAAAAAAGTCAACAGTTAGTGCTCCAATtgacccaaaccaaaataccgaccgagttgaccaaaaacaaattaccGCCGCCCATAACCAATTTGTTAAAGAGATGACTGCTCTTTATCAAATAAACCATACAAATGTTGTGAGACTCATAGGTTGTTGTTTAGATACCCCAACACCAATATTGGTTTATGAGTTCATGTGCAAGGGCACTCTTTATGAGAATATTCACGACAAAAATGGCAAAAAACCATCACCACCCCTTACATTGGCACAGCGGTTGAGAATAGCAGCCGAGACGGCAGACGCCCTAGCATACTTGCACCACTCCGCTGTCACGCGTTTCATACACCGTGATGTGAAAACCGCTAATATACTATTAGATAAGAATTTAACAGCAAAACTGTCCGGCTTTGGAGCTTCAACACCTTTTCCTGGAGATGAGAATGAAACATCAATTTTAGcctttgaaaaggaaaaaggagacGACGTCTATAGCTTTGGACTTGTGCTAGTGGAGCTGTTAACAGGCCTAAAGGCAGAGGAAAAAGAGGTAAAACTCTTTGTTCGCTCAGTTGAAGGGAGTACGTTGCGTCAAACTCTTGATGAAGAAATATTGGAGAAATGTTCTGATGAAGTCATCAAAAAAGCTGCTGAGCTGACACTAAAATGCTTGAATTCAAGAGGGGAGGAAAGGCTTTCTATGAAAGATGTACTCGGAGAGCTCCAAAAATTACTTGGAACCATGCCACAACATCCAAGTGGAGGAGAAGAGGATGATATCTCTCCATCTCCCAAAGATACCGGCAACTTAGTTGGTTCTAGTAGTGCAGAGAGTGCGGAAGCAGCATGCAAATAA
- the LOC117624280 gene encoding cyclic nucleotide-gated ion channel 1-like, translating into MSLQPRVHHLAKIISDAPSKLARRLPSKVRELLTKKWESKLLSASFWNKIIVISCAIAISLDPLFLYIPFINGKKKCLGMDKKLWTVALILRSLTDITFLVDIGYKIYEGINKAYKEINQGKEQWELDWQTTLIRRHEIIPFAKKIAWELKWCCLVTDLLSVFPMPQLLVKGFFKMWSGYSKPRKAVNFFLLSQYLPRIYRIVLSSTELTRTIGIWVKALFNLFLYIIASHVIGAFWYFFAIQRETFCWHQACQNHTNIEGCMGTFSCDHHNTSTPNITFFDEHCKIDVPDNAAPFNYGIFLDSLKSGNAEHINFPTKLCYSFWWGLRNLSNFGTNLATSNYVWENLFAILISVTGMLLFIYLIGNIQTFIQMRTTRSEEIRKKIELKKGDIEEWMKKYHIDDQKKDEIMKNINKKLEEDKDSELENLFNVLPGYMKKYLKHLLCFKTLSQVGLLKLMNDNVLKTMCDYMTPVTYAAGHMIFSVNDPIDRMLLIIEGKAFTYTTPNSSFARGEETTENSGAAPFPSPEDDEGLGKVVYGENLLKWASANKPRFEDLPLGTENVKCHTKVEGFTLSAQDLLKVVSEREQSWKLYFGH; encoded by the exons ATGTCTCTACAGCCCCGTGTTCATcatctggccaaaatcataaG cGACGCACCAAGTAAACTGGCACGACGTCTCCCATCCAAAGTTAGAGAACTTTTAACAAAGAAATGGGAAAGCAAACTTCTTTCAGCTTCATTCTGGAACAAgataattgtaatttcatgTGCTATTGCAATTTCCCTAGATCCCTTGTTCTTATACATTCCATTCATCAATGGGAAAAAGAAATGTCTTGGAATGGACAAAAAGTTGTGGACTGTGGCTCTGATTTTGCGATCTCTAACGGATATCACTTTCTTGGTGGATATTGGATATAAAATCTATGAAGGGATTAATAAAGCCTACAAGGAGATCAACCAAGGGAAGGAGCAATGGGAATTGGATTGGCAAACGACGTTAATAAGAAGACATGAGATAATTCCATTTGCTAAGAAAATAGCTTGGGAGTTGAAGTGGTGTTGTTTGGTGACTGAccttctctctgtttttcccatgccacaa CTTCTAGTAAAAGGTTTTTTCAAAATGTGGTCGGGATATTCAAAACCGAGAAAGGCTGTCAACTTTTTTCTCCTCAGTCAGTATCTGCCAAGAATTTATCGAATTGTTTTATCTTCTACCGAACTTACAAGGACCATCGGAATATGGGTCAAAGCCctattcaatttgtttttgtacATTATTGCTAGTCAT GTTATTGGAGCCTTTTGGTACTTCTTTGCCATTCAACGAGAGACCTTCTGTTGGCACCAGGCTTGTCAAAATCATACAAATATTGAGGGATGCATGGGTACCTTTTCTTGTGATCATCACAATACTTCTACACCAAATATCACATTTTTTGATGAACATTGCAAAATAGATGTTCCGGACAATGCTGCTCCATTTAATTATGGAATATTTCTTGATTCCCTCAAGTCTGGTAATGCGGAGCATATAAATTTTCCAACAAAGTTATGCTACTCTTTCTGGTGGGGTCTGAGAAATTTGAG CAACTTTGGCACGAATCTCGCAACAAGTAATTATGTGTGGGAAAACTTGTTTGCAATTCTAATTTCTGTCACTGGCATGctattatttatatatctcATTGGAAATATTCAG ACATTCATTCAGATGAGAACCACACGATCGGAGGAAATTAGGAAGAagattgaattaaaaaaaggagatatAGAGGAGTGGATGAAGAAATATCATATTGATGATCAAAAGAAGGATGAAATCatgaaaaacataaataaaaaattggaagaggACAAAGATTCTGAGCTGGAGAATCTATTCAATGTTCTTCCCggttatatgaaaaaatatcTAAAGCATCTTCTTTGCTTCAAAACTCTATCACAA GTTGGACTCCTTAAACTTATGAATGACAATGTGCTGAAAACGATGTGCGACTATATGACGCCAGTGACGTACGCAGCAGGTCACATGATATTTTCAGTGAATGACCCAATTGATCGCATGCTTCTTATTATAGAAGGAAAAGCATTCACCTATACAACTCCTAATTCTAGCTTTGCACGTGGTGAAGAAACAACAGAAAATTCTGGTGCTGCCCCATTCCCATCCCCAGAGGACGACGAGGGACTTGGAAAAGTTGTTTATGGAGAAAACCTTCTGAAGTGGGCATCCGCCAACAAACCTCGGTTTGAGGATCTTCCTCTCGGGACCGAAAATGTGAAATGTCATACAAAAGTAGAAGGTTTTACTCTCTCAGCCCAGGACTTGCTAAAGGTTGTCTCCGAACGCGAACAGTCGTGGAAGTTATACTTTGGACATTGA